The region AGATCCACCTGCATGGTTCAGCCCTACTTGCCGGATCCGGCGGGCTTCGCCGCTTCCAGGCCCAGCGCTGCCGCCACGCTCACAACGTCGAAGTCCACCTTGGTGGGTTCGACGTCGGATCCGTCGGCGGTGCGCAGTGCCCACTGCGGGTCCTTCAAGCCGTGTCCGGTGACCGTAATGACGATGGTCTTGCCGGCGGGGACTTCCCCGGCGGCATGCTTCTTGAGCAGCCCGGCCACACCGGCGGCGGAGGCCGGTTCCACGAACACGCCTTCGCGGGAGGACAGCCAGCGGTGCGCATCGAGGATTTCGGTGTCCGTGACGGCTTCGATCAGGCCGCCGGATTCGTCGCGGGCGGCAATCGCCTGGTCCCAGGAGGCCGGGTTGCCGATCCGGATGGCGGTGGCAATGGTGTCCGGATCGGTCACCGGATGTCCCTTCACCAGCGGCGAGGCGCCTTCGGCCTGGAAGCCCCACATGTGCGGCGTCTTGGTGGCCACCGGCGCCAGCTCCTCGCCGGCCACGTTGGTCCAGGGCTTCGCGTATTCGGAGTAGCCCTTCCAGTAGGCGGTGATGTTTCCGGCATTGCCGACGGGCAGCAGGTGGTAGTCGGGGGCATCGCCGAGGTAGTCCACCACTTCGAAGGACGCCGTCTTCTGGCCCTCGATGCGCGCCGGATTCACGGAGTTCACCAGGAACACCGGGTAGGCCTCGGCAAGCTTGCGGGCCACCTCCAGGCAGTTGTCGAAATTGCCGCGGACCTGGAGCAGCTGGGCGCCGTGCGCAATGGCCTGGCTGAGCTTGCCCATGGAGATCTTGCCGTCCGGTACCAGTACGGCGCAGGTGATGCCTGCCTGCG is a window of Arthrobacter sp. zg-Y1171 DNA encoding:
- the thrC gene encoding threonine synthase: MAHQWRGVIREYADRLPVTESTEVITLGEGGTPLVRAKALSELTGSEVYLKVEGMNPTGSFKDRGMTMAMTAAVESGAKAVVCASTGNTSASAAAYATQAGITCAVLVPDGKISMGKLSQAIAHGAQLLQVRGNFDNCLEVARKLAEAYPVFLVNSVNPARIEGQKTASFEVVDYLGDAPDYHLLPVGNAGNITAYWKGYSEYAKPWTNVAGEELAPVATKTPHMWGFQAEGASPLVKGHPVTDPDTIATAIRIGNPASWDQAIAARDESGGLIEAVTDTEILDAHRWLSSREGVFVEPASAAGVAGLLKKHAAGEVPAGKTIVITVTGHGLKDPQWALRTADGSDVEPTKVDFDVVSVAAALGLEAAKPAGSGK